The window GCTAGTGCTGGTCATCCACCAGCTGCCTGAAATTTATCGGCGCAGCGAAGCGGACCGAGCCGTTGTatatggccgcggcggcgatctTGGACGTGGCGTGCGTCGGGTGCAGCAGGTCCCAGAAGAGGTAGTCGTGCCGGTTGTCGCACAGCGTGGCGTTCGGCGTGCACCCGGACTCGCCGTTGAACTTGCCGGAGCCGCAGCAAGCCGTCGTGACCTCCTTGAATCCTGCACACCAATGCCGTGTCACGAAACTCTGAACCTTGCGTTGGTCAGAAATCCGAAACTGAAGCGTAGAATGTTCAGATACCGAGTCGTTGGGGATGCTTCATGATGCTTTGCACCACGGCATGGGAGCTCCCGATGGAGTACTTGAAGCCGCTGAAGCTCACGCTGAGGCCGTGCATGGCGTCCTTGACTCCCTTGTTCAACCCACGGGCCAGCTCGTTGAGGACGTCGATGCAAGCGCCCAGCGGTTGCAGGCTTCTCGGGTAGGGGCAGCACCCGATCGGCGGGACGTCGATCACGGCGAACTTCCTCGCCCCGAGAACGTACAGATCCTGCCGCGCTCACGCGTCAACTTTCAGTTAGATTCTTTGTGTTTCTTCGCCGTAAAATTGTGTGATGAGAGACAAGCGAAAGGTGGTTTTACCTTGACATGATTTGTGTAGAGCGATACGAGATTGGTGACGAACCGCTGCATCTCCGCGGACGACGGCGTGCTGTTCGCGGAGAAGAAGGCGAAGATGTCGTTGCCGCCGGTGCTGATCAGGAACAGGGATCTCGACAGCACGGTGTCAGCGGCTTGCTGGCTGATGCGTGCTGAGATGTTGCGTTGCACGGCGGCGAATTGCTGCACTTGCTTGCTCATTGGGATGATGGATTGACCCTGCACACACGTGTTTCGTCGTCATCAGCCGGTGTTCAGCGAAAAATCGTGCAGTGGCTTTGGGTTTATGCCGACGTGCTTACTGTTGAGTCGAGAATGCCTGATCCTGCAGAGGCAAAGTTTGTTCCCTGGAGCCCCCTGAACAATGGGTTGCTGGTTTTGTTAGCCACGGCGAGGAACGGTGGGGGGCTGCGCCTGAATCCCATGTTAAGAGCTGACAGAGGTTGAAGAATATTGTGATCCTCGAGATATACAACAAAAATGCAAGCGCTACTCCGTGCTCGTGGCTTACACATTCCCCATAATAATACTaactattagagcaagtttaatagtatagccaactactagcttcaatttatttatagccaatctaatagctcattcatacaatagttacttataagtatatactacaccattaatatatggtcccacctctcatatGCACAATGTATTATAGTCCATGCTGCAACTGGCTACAAGTTTATAGCCCGTCTTCtttatctctcttctcttctcttctccatatGTGCTTACAACTGACTTGTACCCTGCTATTGTACTCGCTCTTACTACTATAGAAGCAATGATCCCGATAAAGCCTAACTAACATGAAACCATTATTCATCCATATGTCAAACCTTTACTGATCAATCTCTAACTGTTGGAGAAGCATTATAGATTGGAATTCGATATTTAACCATTCCTGATCGGAAAAGTTAGCGACATGTAAGCAATGGTTCTCAGCTGAGAAACATTACATATCAGGCAAGAAGAGTACATGACGAAAACACCTTCCTTCTCCCTCTAGGCCACAACACCATCCTTCTATTTAATGCATGGCCAAGGCCCTTCTTGGTCTCTTCCATGGCCAATGAGCCTAGGTCCGCCATGCTTCTTGCCCTACCCTCCCCACCAGTGACCAAACCCCTCATGTCAAAATATATAATGAACGACATACGCTTTGAGAAAGTCCTTTTAGCACCTAGGCTAGCCACCGCAGGTTTGGTGAGGAAAACAATACCATGAGAAGAAAATATAGTACGCATCGCGAAAACGATTATGCTACAGACGCGCTAAGCGCAACTACATTTAGATGTAGAAAAACCGCATCTAgacaacataaaaaaaaggaaaaacacctATAATATTATTGTAATAGGATCTTCGAGATCGACTCGGAACAAAGCGAAATGTGTGTGTATTGTATTCATCATACCTGAAATCTTAAGATGCTATCACAttggaaaatatatatatatatatataatagttaCAAATATTAATTTTATTATCGATGTTGATGTTTCGCGTACGATT of the Oryza sativa Japonica Group chromosome 2, ASM3414082v1 genome contains:
- the LOC4330264 gene encoding GDSL esterase/lipase At5g55050 — encoded protein: MAGQMLPPIALVAVAICITAAAAAKVPAIYVFGDSTADVGNNNYLTGAAVPRANFPHNGIDFPTSRPTGRFSNGYNGVDFLALNMGFRRSPPPFLAVANKTSNPLFRGLQGTNFASAGSGILDSTGQSIIPMSKQVQQFAAVQRNISARISQQAADTVLSRSLFLISTGGNDIFAFFSANSTPSSAEMQRFVTNLVSLYTNHVKDLYVLGARKFAVIDVPPIGCCPYPRSLQPLGACIDVLNELARGLNKGVKDAMHGLSVSFSGFKYSIGSSHAVVQSIMKHPQRLGFKEVTTACCGSGKFNGESGCTPNATLCDNRHDYLFWDLLHPTHATSKIAAAAIYNGSVRFAAPINFRQLVDDQH